From the Bacteroidota bacterium genome, the window TTTACGCACATTTAGCGCACACTCCACCTTCATTAACTAAATATAATGTTGAAATTCCAGTAATTATCGACACAATTATTCAAAAGCTGCTTTCGAAGAATGCTGAGGAGCGCTATCATTCCTTGCAAGGTTTACTTTACGATTTGAATAAGTGTTTTGTAAGTTGGAATTTTTCAAAATCAATTCCTGATTTTTTAGTTGGGACTTCTGATATTCCAGCTCAATTGCATGTTTCGCAGGTAATGGTTGGGCGCGAAAATGAATTACAAACTTTGGTTGATTGTTTTGAAAAGTCAGCTAACGGTGAAAAGGTTGTATTAAAAGTTAGTGGTTATAGCGGAATTGGTAAAACAATGCTCATTCAGGAAGCTTCAAAACCATTGACACAACGAAACGGAATTTTCCTTTCAGGTAAATTTGATAGTTTGCAACGAAATACGCCCTATTCAGCTTTTTCTCAAGCGCTTGATTTGCTTGCCGACCTTATTATGTCGGAAAGCGAAGAAACTGTAGCTAAGTGGAAAAGTGAAATAGCTGATAGTTTGGGCGACCTCGCGAAAATTATTATCGAGTTAAATCCAAAGTGGGAAAAAATTCTTGGTAACTATGAAGCTTTACCTAGTTTGAGCGGTAAAGAACTTCAAAATAGATTGCATTTTGTTTTAGGTAATTTGATAAAACTTATTGCCTCAGCTCAACATCCATTGATTCTCTTTATTGATGATTGTCAATGGGCAGATGATGCTTCCTTGGATTTTTTGAATAAGTTGATTGTAAATAACGACATCAATTATTGCCTATTTGTGCTTGCTTACAGGCAAAATGAATTGTCGACTTCACCTTTATTAGTACATTTTTTTAACACACTAACAGAGGCCGAAAAGCAAGGAAATTTTGTTAGTGAACACATTCAAATTAAACAAGTATCAGAGATTGATTGTAAAAAATTAATTGAACGTACCCTGCAAAATACAGAACAGGATTTTTCTGAATTTGCTTCCTTAGTATATCAAAAAACAGATGGTAATCCTTTTTTTATTAATCAATTGCTCGACTATTTATACGAGCGAAAAAGTTTAAAACTAACTATTCAAACAAAGCAATGGGTATGGGATGAAGTAGTTTTAAGAGAGCTAAACGTAGTTGATGATGCGGCCGGAATTTTACTTGATAAAATTAATTTATTACCCAGCGAAACTACCGAGGCTTTAATTATTGCCTCCTTGTTTGGCAGTAAGTTTACACTTCAACTATTAGCTCAAGTATTAGCTAAAAATGATAAGGATCTACATGCTATTTTGTGGCCGGCTGTGGTGCAACATTTGATAATTCCGCAAAAAGTAAATTATAAATATGTTCCTGATTTTTATGATGAAAAGGGAATTGATATTCCATTCAAATTTGCACATGATAAATTACAACAAGCACTTTACTTTCAAGTAAAAGCAGATGAGAAACAACAACTACATTATAAAATTGGGAAGCTGTTGTTGAATCAAAATAATCCTGAAAAAATATTTAAAATAGCCAATCATTTTATCATTGCAAAAGATGAAACACTGACACAAGGAAGCAATAAGCAAATCGAACAATTCTTGTTAACAGCCGGAAAACACTCATTTAGCGCGGCATCCTTTGAATCAGCATTCCGATACCTCGACTTATATATTAAGCTTGCCGATAAGGAAACAATTTATACAGAAGATTATTGCCTATACCTGGAGGCTTCCTTAATTACAGGTGAATTACCAGCATTGGATGAGCAGATTAATTTTGCTTTGAATGGCGCAAAAGGCATATTAGATAGAGCAACCATTTATGAAAATATGATTCGTGCCTACTGTGCCGATGATAAGTTTCAAAAGGCTATCGACTTATCTCGCAAGGCTTTGCTTGAATTTGGAATTAAATTACCAAAGAATGCCGGCAAGGGTTTGGTGATTTTTGAAGCGATTAAAACGCAGATGGCTTTGCCTTCAAAAAAATTAAATCAAATTCACAATTTTCCTCAAATGAAAGAGGAAAAGGCAATTGGAGCTACACGAATCATGAAAGAAGCTGCACTTGCTTTCTTTTTCGGTGAATTAACAGTTTACCCAATTGTGATTTTTAAAATGGTGCAGCTGAGCGCGAAGTATGGAAATATTCCGGAATCCATGGTTGCCTATTCATCGTATTGTATCATACTGGCCGGAGTGATGAAGAATCCAACCGGTGCCTATTTATTAGGGAAGGAAACAATACAAATAATGAATGAATACAAAAACCAACGGTACTTTACAACTACGGGATTTGTAGACGGCGCTTTTGTTTCACACTGGAAAGAACCAATGGCAGCTCTTTCTCTAAATCATAAAAAGTATTATCAACAAGGCTTAGAAGTAGGTAATACAGAATATGCCTTGTTTAACGAATACTGGGGTTTGTTTTATGATTTTTTATTGGGCAAGCCTTTCGCACAATTAATTGACAGCCAAGAAAAATTACTGAAAGAGGTTGAACTGTATAATTTAAAAAGTCAACTTCCTCGCATTGAATCTATGTTGTCGATGTTTAAAAATTTTGTCACAAAATCAGCTAACAATTATGTGCTGTTGGAAAATGAGAAGGAGATACTGGAAAAACTTTTACTTAATAAAAATGGTGGAGATTTTTTAGGAGTGATGGTACAAAAGGCAACACTCGCACTTTGGTTTGGTGAGTTTGCTAAAGCAACGGCTTTTATTGAAAAAACAGTTCCATATAAAGATGCTGTAATGAGCACCTATTGGCTGCCCTTTATTGATATGATTCAATGCATCGCTGCTTTTAATACTTATTCAACGGATACTGAATCAACAAAAAAGCAAACACGTAAACTCTACACTACGATAACAAAAAAGCTTGCTACCACTATCAAATTATATGATGGAAATGTAAAATGGATAGCTGATTTTATCCAAGCAGAATACACTGCACTTGTGCTGTCGAAGTTTAATAGCAACTACTACACAGATGCAATAGACGAAGCTAACAAAAATCAGTTTGTACTTCCTGCTTTGCTAATTCAACTTCATTATTCAATACAATTAAAATTAAATATCAAGCAACTTATTTAGAGGTTGAATCCAAAGTAAAAATGGGATTGAAGTTCCTTACAATGAACGCAGTTTTAAATAGCAGATTTGGCGATATTGTTGAAGACGAACTAAACGCCTCTTCATCAAAATCTACCATACCACAAACAACTAATTACTCACTTGACTACCTAACAATTTTAAAATCAACTCAAGCTTTAAATTCTGAAATTTTATTGGATAAATTACTGCATAAGCTACTGTCATTTGCCATGGAAAATGCAGGTGCTAAGTATGGTGCTTTCTTAATGAAAAGAGATAAAACTTTTGAAACTAAGTTGGAAATGACTTCTACTGTTAATGCAAATCAAATAAAGTATGAGGCCAAAGTCGAAGCACCATTTCAGTCACTCCCTTCGTCTATCATTAATTATGTGAAACAATCAGGTAGTTCCTTGGTGCTCGATGAAGCAGTTAGCAATGCACCCTATTCATCAGACCCACTAGTTATAGCGAATAGGGAGCAGTCTATTTTGTGCATTCCGGTTATTCATAAATCAGAGACAATAGGAATAATTTACCTGTCAAATTCAATTACAAAGGCCGCATTTTCGACCGAACGAATTGAGTTAATAAAAATGATTTCAGGTCAAATCGGAGTATCTATTGAAAATGCGCTTTTGTATAGCAACCTCGAGAATCTCGTGCAAGAGCGAACTTTGCAATTAAAGGATGAGAAAGAAAAATCCGATAAATTATTGCTCAATATTTTGCCATCTGAAATAGCACAAGAGTTAAAAGTAAATGGTTTTGCTCAACCAAGAAAATACAAACAAGTTACAGTTATGTTCTGTGATATCAAAGGCTTTTCAACACGCGCTGAAAATATGACGGCAGAAGCCTTGGTGCAGGAATTAGATTATTACTTCAAACAATTGGATGAAATAATTGCAAAGTATGGACTTGAAAAAATCAAAACGATAGGTGATGCATACATGTGTGCCGGTGGTGTTCCAATCCCTAGTAACGACAATTATTTAAAAGTAATACAGGCTGCGATTGAAATTAAAAAATGGATTCAAACCGAAACAGAAAAAGCTAAATTAATTCATTTAGAATTCCCACAACTAAGAATAGGTATACACACTGGTTCATTGGTAGCCGGTATAGTTGGAAAATCAAAGTTCGCATATGATATTTGGGGCGACACCGTTAATATTGCTTCTCGCATGGAACAGCATGGTGAAGCAGGTGAAATTAATATTAGTGAAGAAACCTATAACCTTATAAGTACAAAATATGATTGTGAATATAGAGGTGAAATTCAAGCAAAAAATAAAGGAAATTTAAAGATGTATTTTGTAAAAAATGAACTAGAACTTCCTAATTAATAAACTGACTTATTTTCGCTAAAGCATTCTCTATTCCGCTGCTGTCAGTACCTCCGGCTGTTGCAAAATGAGGCTGACCTCCTCCTCCGCCTTTTATTTCTTTCGCAATTTCGCGAATAATGTTACTTGCATTCAACCCTTTTTCTTTCACCAAATTTTCGGAAATAATTAACGTTAAGGTAGCTTTACCTCCAACATTAGCTCCGATTCCGGCAACAATATTTGGCGTTGTTTTTTGAAGTTCAAATGCTAAATCTTTTATTGCTTCAGCAGAATTTAGCTCAATTTTTTCAGCAATAAAATGTATGCCGTTGACCAATTTTATTTTTGCAATCAAATCAATCTTAATGAGGGCTGCTTTTTCTCGCAACAAGCCTTCAATTTTTTTTGTCAATTCAGCGTTTTCATCCAATAGTTGATGTACACTTTTTACAACATCTTTAGGATTGTTCAGCAAGGTTTTTACTTCTTGAAGTAAGTTATTTTGATCCGTGAAAAAAGTTTCTGCTTTTGAAGCTGTGATTGCTTCAATTCTACGCACACCGGCAGCAACAGCGCTTTCAGAAATAATTTTAAACAATCCAATTTGCCCGGTAGCAGCAACATGTGTACCTCCGCAAAGCTCAACGGAATAACTAGGGTCAAAAGTTACCACACGTACTTGATCACCATATTTTTCTCCAAACAAAGCCATGGCACCCAACTTCTTCGCTTCATTAATTGGAAGTACTTGTGTACGCTGAGCAATGTTTTCACGGATTTTTTGATTTACAAGCTTTTCAATCGCTGCAATTTCTTCTGCCGATACTTTCGAAAAATGCGAAAAGTCGAATCGTAAATAATCGGCATTTACAAGTGAGCCTTTTTGTTCAACATGTGTTCCTAAAATTTGACGCAGTGCTGCATGCATTAAATGGGTCGCACTATGATTGTTTTCAGTTAATTTACGTTTGGCCAGATTAATTTTTGCGCGCACTTCCCCTTCAGGATGTTGTGGCAATTTTGAGGCAAAATGAATGATTATCCCGTTCTCCTTTTTTGTGTCAGTAATTTCTATCGATTCTCCTTCAATTTCTAAAATGCCCGTATCGCCCACTTGGCCTCCACTTTCGGCATAAAAAGGAGTTTTACTTAACACCAATTGAAATTGTTCTTTTCCTTTTGCCTTTACTTTACGATACTGTAATAATTCAGTTTGAATTTCTTCGAATTCATAACCCACAAAAACTTCTTCCGGCAATTGAATTTGAGGCGCACTTTCGGAGGATACAAATACCCAATCTTCAGTATCAACAGCTGCTGCAGCGCGCGAACGTTGTTTTTGTTGCTGCATACAAGAGTTAAACTCTTCCATTTGAATACTGCGTTTCTTTTCACGTGCCAGTAATTGCGTTAAATCAATTGGAAACCCGTAAGTGTCGAATAATTCAAAGGCAAAATTTCCATCAATTATTGCTGATGAATTTGATTTACAATAATTTTCAAAACGAGTAATTCCATTTCCTAACGTTTTTAAAAAGGAAGCTTCTTCCTCCTTAATAACACGCTCAATCAATGATTGCTGCTTAATTATTTCTGGAAATGTTGCTCCCATTTGCGCAACCAATACTTCTACCATCGAGTACATAAAAGGTTCCTGAAACGATAAAAATGTATAGCCATAGCGAACTGCTCGACGCAAGATTCTGCGTATTACATAACCGGCTTTGTTGTTACTGGGCAATTGTCCATCTGCAATAGCAAAAGCAATGGTTCGTATGTGATCGGCAATCACACGTAAGGCAATGTCGGTTGACTCATCAATACCATATTTTTTACCAGATTCACGTACCAGAAATTGTATCAGCGGTTGAAAAACATCGGTATCATAATTCGATTTTTTTCCTTGCAAAGCCATGCACAAACGTTCAAAACCCATTCCGGTATCAACATGTTGTTTCGGAAGTTTAACCAGACTTCCATCAGCCTTGCGTTCAAACTCCATAAATACGTTGTTCCAAATTTCAACAACTTGTGGATGATCATTATTCACTAAGGTTTTACCATCAATTTTTTTGCGCTCAGCATCATCGCGTAAATCAATGTGAATTTCGGTACAAGGTCCACAAGGTCCGGTATCGCCCATTTCCCAAAAGTTATCTTTTTTATTTCCGCGCAGTATGCGTTCTTCTGGCACATGTTTTTTCCAGCAATCATAAGCTTCCTGATCAAAAGCTAGCTTCTCTTCGGCATTTCCTTCAAACACGGTAACATACATTCTATCCGCATCAATTTTATAAACGTCGTGAAGTAATTCCCATGCCCATGCAATGGCTTCTTTTTTAAAATAATCGCCAAAGCTCCAATTACCCAACATTTCAAACATGGTGTGATGATAAGTATCAACACCTACTTCTTCCAAATCATTGTGTTTTCCACTAACTCGCAAACATTTTTGGGTATCGGCGATGCGGGGATACTTAATGGGAGCATTTCCTAAAAACAAATCTTTAAATGGGGCCATACCGCTATTTGTAAACATTAGCGTGGGATCATTTTTAACAACCATGGGTGCACTAGGCACTATTTCATGTCCTTTTGATTTAAAAAATTCTAAAAAAGTAGTTCTGATTTGAGTTGAGTTCATTCCTATGTAAAATTTCGGTTCTGTCTTTTCTTGCTTGCATTTGTAAATCATTGCACTAAGAATGATTCATTTTTTTGCGTTGCAAATTTACTTTAATTAGCTAATTTCGCATACACCGCATTAATTTTTGATTGAATGAGTAAGGTTAAATTTTATTTCAACACTAAATCACTGAAGTACGAAAGAGTTCAGCTAAAACTGTGGGACAGGCTGAAACGATTTTTGTCGTATGTGGCTTCAGGATTGGTGTTTGCAACCGTTACCATTTGGATTGCCTATACTTATTTTGACTCACCAAAGGAAAAGCAATTAAAGCGCGAAATTGTTCAATTGCGCGATCAATACGATTATTTGAATGAGAAGATGTCGCAAATGAATGTGGTGTTAGAAGATATACAAAACAGGGATGATAATATTTACCGCGTAATTTTTGAAGCAGAACCAATTCCAGACAATATACGCAAAGCCGGTTTTGGAGGAGTTGATCGTTACCGGCAATTGGAAGGTTATAGTAATTCCGACTTGCTTATTGAAACTACTAAGAAGTTTGACCAGCTTGCTAAGCGCATGTACATTCAGTCTAAATCATTTGATGATGTTGCTAATTTAGCGAAAAATAAAGCGGTTCTATTAGCTTCCATTCCTGCTATACAACCAATTGCTAATAAGGACTTAAGACGAATGGCTAGCGGATATGGTTTTAGAACACATCCAATTTATAAAACCGAACATTTTCATTCAGGAATTGATTTTAGTGCTAACGTAGGTACAGAAATTTATGCAACAGGTGATGGAGTTGTTGAACGCGCAGACGATTTGGCTCAGGGATACGGAAATCACGTTGTGATTAATCATGGTTACGGATACGAAACACTCTATGGCCACATGAGTAAAATTATTGCGCGCGTCGGACAACGTGTTAAACGAGGCGACATTATTGGATTGGTTGGTAGTACAGGGATGAGCACAGCTCCTCACTTACATTATGAAGTAATTAAGAACCAAAATAAAATTAATCCGATTAACTTTTTCTTCAACGATTTAAGTGCTGACGAATATGCACAGATGCTCGATTTATCAAGCAAATCGAATCAATCATTTGACTAATTTTGTTTTGATTTTATTAGATAATACTCAATAATTTTCGCATGCCATACAAAGAAATTGAAACGGTGAAATTATATTACACCATGGGCGAAGTGGCTAAAATGTTTGATGTTAATCCATCATTGATTCGATTTTGGGAAAAAGAATTCGATAGCATTCAACCCAAAAAAAACAAAAAAGGCAATCGATTATTTACCGCACAGGATCTGGATAGTTTTAAACAGATTTATACCTTGGTGAAACAAAAGGGATTTACCTTACAAGGTGCAAAAGCTACTTTGAAAAAAAATTCTGACGAACAAATTCAACAGGAAAAAGAAGTTTTATTAACCAAACTTGAATCTGTTAAGCTCAAATTACTTGAACTGCAAAAGCACTGTTAATAATAGGAGTGGGGCAATAAATAATTTTGAACATATTCCTTAACCCCGGCTTCGAGCGAATAAAAAGGTGCGGTATAACCAGCATCTCTTAATTTTTGCATACTAGCTTCTGTAAAATATTGATAGCTTTCTCGAATGTCAAGAGGAGTATCTATAAATGTGATGTTAACTTGTTTCGACATTGCATCAAAAGTTGCACGGGTTAAATCTAAAAACGTGCGAGCCTTTCCTGATCCTAAATTATAAATGCCCGAAACAGGTTGGTTTAACTGTAAAAAATAGCATACATCAATTACGTCCTTCACATATACAAAGTCTCTGAGCTGCTCTCCATCTTTATATTCAGGCTTGTGTGAGCGAAACAATTTCATACTTCCATGTTCAGAAATCTGGTTAAATGCATGAAATATTACAGAAGCCATGCGTGCTTTATGAAATTCATTTGGACCATACACATTAAAAAACTTTAAACCGGCCCAAAAAGGAGGAAATTTAGTTTGTTTTAGTACCCATTTATCAAAATCGTTTTTCGAATCACCGTATGGATTAAGTGGTTTAAGTTTTTCAATTAATTCATGATTGTCGGAATAGCCCCATTCGCCTAAACCATAAGTAGCCGCTGATGAAGCGTAAACCAAAGGAATGTCATGTTCAATGCAAATTTCCCAAATGGATTTAGAGTAATTTAAATTTAATTTATTGAAAATTTCAACATTAAACTCAGTAGTATCCGTGCGTGCTCCAAGATGATAAACAAAGGTGACTTCTGCAGCATGCTGTTTGAACCAATCTATAAAATCGGAACGGTCAATTTGTTGGCTAAATTTTTTGCCTTTAAGATTTGGTGTTTTTTCGAGCGGTGAAAAATCATCCACTAGCAACAAAGCATTTTTGCCTATTGCATTCAGTTTGCTCACCATGCAACTACCTATAAATCCTGCGGCACCGGTTACTACTATCATGATAAAAAAAGTGGTTTAGCTATTTTTGAAATGATTCCTAATTCTTGTGCTTGTTGAAATAATAATTCAACTGCTGCTCTCCCTTTTTCACCTAAGTTAAGAGAGTACTTAGTTACATACAAATTTATATGTTTGTTTCGAACTTCTTCACTCATTTCCTGCGCATGTTGTGCAACATAGTCAACACTCGAGTTAGGATGTTCAAATGCGTAAGCTATGCTTTTTTGAATTAGTCGGTTTACTTTTAATTTTAGTTCTAGCGGCAAATCCCTATTCACAACGATTCCTCCAAGGGGAATAGGCATAGCGGTTTTGCTTTCCCAAAATTCACCCAGGTCGATAATTTTTTTTAATCCTTTCGCTTCATATGTAAAGCGATTTTCGTGAATAATTAAACCGGCGTCTACTGCACCACTTAAGACTGCATTTTCAATTTCTGAAAAAACGATTTCTGTTTTCTTTTGCGCTTTTGGAAATGCCCAGGAACATAAAAAATTTGCAGTAGTATATTTTCCCGGTATTGCGATGTGTGCATTCAGTAAATCAGTTTCTGTTAAGGTGTTTTTCGAAATTAAAAGTGGTCCGCAATTATTTCCCAATGCGCTACCCGAATCTAACAATACATATGGCGCCGTGAGATAAGCATATGCATGATAACTCAATTTAGTGATGTGTAAACTGGAAGTAGAATTTTCATTTAAAGCAGAAAATGCCCTTTTATTAAGCGTTTCAACATCTTCTAAATACACTTCAAAAGATATTCCTTCAGTGTCTATTTTGTGATGTATGAGTGCATCAAAAATAAAGCAATCATTAGGGCAAGGCGAAAATCCAAGTGTTAGTTGTAAAGGATGTGTGTTCAATAGAAATGCTATTCAATTAATTTTCGTCGGCGTAAGAATTCATCAACTCGGCAACTTTAGTAGTAACTGAATCAATTGCCTTAGTTAATTCCCATTTATCAGTATTTCGTTCCTCAACATAATTTGAGATTCCACGCAATTGTACACATGGAATTTTTTCGTGAATACAAGCATATAGAAATGCAGCACCTTCCATACTTTCAGTAATCACTTCTTTTCCATGAACAGAACGGTAATGCAACTTGTCCTTTTCAATGGATGATTCAGTTCCATGAACAGTATTAACAGTAATTCCATTCACTTTTTTTAAGGAAGTTAAAACAGGATTTTCAAAACTATAGGTGCTTTTAATTCCAAGTGCAGTATGCGGAAAGTCACTCTCGTCAAGCAAATTCAAGGCAGGCAAGGTAATAAATCCAGAACTCGATTCTGCTCCACATTCAAGTAAATAATCCTCTGTTACATTTACGACTTCGCCCAGCATTAATTCATGGCTAAAGCTTCCGGCAACTCCACAATTTATTGCAAAATCATAATTCCCATTCGATACAATTTTTCCCAACCAAAAGGAAGTAGCCATCATACCAACTCCGGTTATTAATAAATCAACTGAATGATTTAAGTAGGAATAACGGTATAATCTCGAATTGATTAATTGCTGCTCAAGTCGCATCTGTTGAATCAAGGGAGCAATTTCTTTTTTGGTTGCGCTAACCAGTAGTATATGCATTGTTATTTTTTTTGCAAAGATAGCTTTGAAAAGCAATACCACAATTATGCCTTATATTTGTATGCGAAATACAAGTAACATGGTATACATAACACGTAAGGAACATTTTAATGCAGCTCATAAATTATGGAATGAGCAATGGTCACAAGAAAAGAATTTTGAAATATTCGGCAAATGTGCCAATCCCAACTGGCATGGTCATAATTATACCTTGTTAGTAACCGTTAAAGGTCTACCCAATACGGAAACAGGATTTGTTGTTGATTTAAAAGCGCTGAGCAAATTAATAAAAGAAGCAGTTATAGATCCTCTTGATCATAAAAATATGAACCTAGATGTAGCATTTATGACAGGTAAAATGGCTTCAACCGAAATTTTGACAGTTGAAATTTGGAAGCAGTTAAAGCATCCTATTGATGCATTAGGCTGAAAACTACACTCAATTAAACTTTATGAAACCGACAATAATTCAGCAGAATTTTTTGGGGACTAACATTTGCTAATTCACAGGGGTAAATTTAAGTCAGTTGCCGTGAACAATAGTGAGAATTTGTGGTTGTATGAATACAAATAAATTTGAAACAAACAATGGGTGGATATACAAAATCAGAACATTACAATGAAGCAATAACCACAAAGCTGGCATCTAGTTATAAATTGGTTTTAGCTGAACTTGGTGAAAATCCAATGCGGGAAGGACTTTTAAAAACTCCTGAACGTGTTGCCAAAGCAATGCAATATTTAACGCAAGGCTATGATCAAAATCCTGCAGAAATACTACGCTCTGCAATGTTTGCAGAACCTTATGACCAGATGGTATTGGTAAAAGATATTGAAGTATACAGTATGTGTGAACATCACTTGCTCCCGTTTTTTGGAAAAGCGCATATCGCCTATATTCCAAGCGGACATATAGTAGGTTTAAGCAAATTGCCTCGTGTAGTAGATGCTTTTTCGCGACGACTTCAGGTGCAGGAAAGACTTACAACCGAAATACGGGATTGTATTCAAGAGACATTGAAACCAAAAGGAGTTGCAGTTGTAATAGAATGTTCGCACCTTTGTATGCAAATGCGCGGTATACAAAAGCAAAATTCAATTACAACAACCTCTGCTTTTACAGGTGAATTTTTACTCGATACTACGCGTTCAGAGTTCATGAAATTAATTACATCAACTTTAAAATAAACAATTAAAATCAATAAAAAATGGAAAACAACAATTGGAATATTTCCCAAACAGGCGGCACACAAACGCAGTCAAATGTAAAAACCTTTATGGCAAATGTTTTTTCATGGATGTTCGCAGGTCTTGCTATCACTACAATAGCCGCATATTATTTTGCTAGTGACATGTCACTAATGAGTACTTTGGTAAATGAAAGAGGATTATCTATACTTGGTTATGTAGTGATGTTTGCTCCTTTTATTTTTGTTTTGTTGATGGGAGCAGGTTTAAATCGTTTTTCTTATTCAGTAATTCTTACCTTGTTTATTGCCTTTGCAACCATAATGGGAATAAGTTTAAGTTTTGTATTACTCGCTTATACCGCATCGTCCATCTATACCACATTTGCTTCAGCTTCTGTTATGTTTGGCGTGATGGCTGTTATGGGTTACACTACCTCAACCGACCTTACCAAGTTGGGTAACATATTAATGATGGCTTTAATCGGAATGATTGTAGCAAGTTTAATTAACTTCTTTATGCAATCGAGCACCATGAGCTATATAATTAGTTTTATTGGAGTAATTGTATTTACTGGACTTACAGCTTACGATGTGCAAAAATTAAAACGCATAGGCGAAGGTGTTGAATACGGATCTGAGTCAACTAAAAAGTTAGTAATCATGGGTGCCTTAAGTTTGTACCTCGATTTTATTAATTTGTTTTTGTCATTATTGCGCTTGTTTGGCGATAGAAAATAATTTTTTAGTTATTTCTAAAAGGGCTGAATTTGCAACAATTTCAGCCCTTTTTTTATGCTAAGTTGAGGTTAAATTTGGTCCTGAGAAATTGGAAATTAATTGCTGTAATTGTACGCTGGTAAAAGCATTCTTTTATGAAAAAAATAACAAGTGAAAACACACTAAAAATTGAAATATGGTCAGATGTTATGTGCCCATTTTGTTATATAGGAAAACGAAAGTTGGAACAGGCAATTGCTGATTTTACAGCAAAGGATTTAGTTAAAATTGATTGGAAAAGTTATCAATTAAATCCTGAACTAAAAACAGAAGAAGGTAAAAATATTCACACTTACCTTAGTGAGGTTAAAGGAATTTCGCTCGAAAGAGCCAAACAGTTGAATGAACATGTGACGAGCATGGCGAAGCAAGTTGGACTAGATTATAATTTGGATAAAGCTGTAGTCGCTAATTCGTTTGATGCGCATCGTTTATCGCTTTTTGCTAAAAGCAAAGGCAAACAAAATGAACTTGTTGAAATGTTATTTAGGGCTTATTTTATTGATGGAAAGAACACGGCCAATCATGCCACATTAATAGAGCTGGGTAACTCCATTGGGCTAGATGAAATGGAGATGAGAAAATTTTTGGGAAGTAACGATTTATCTGAACAGGTAAAGCAGGAGTGCAATGAAGCTGTTGAGCTTG encodes:
- a CDS encoding M23 family metallopeptidase, with protein sequence MSKVKFYFNTKSLKYERVQLKLWDRLKRFLSYVASGLVFATVTIWIAYTYFDSPKEKQLKREIVQLRDQYDYLNEKMSQMNVVLEDIQNRDDNIYRVIFEAEPIPDNIRKAGFGGVDRYRQLEGYSNSDLLIETTKKFDQLAKRMYIQSKSFDDVANLAKNKAVLLASIPAIQPIANKDLRRMASGYGFRTHPIYKTEHFHSGIDFSANVGTEIYATGDGVVERADDLAQGYGNHVVINHGYGYETLYGHMSKIIARVGQRVKRGDIIGLVGSTGMSTAPHLHYEVIKNQNKINPINFFFNDLSADEYAQMLDLSSKSNQSFD
- a CDS encoding MerR family transcriptional regulator → MPYKEIETVKLYYTMGEVAKMFDVNPSLIRFWEKEFDSIQPKKNKKGNRLFTAQDLDSFKQIYTLVKQKGFTLQGAKATLKKNSDEQIQQEKEVLLTKLESVKLKLLELQKHC
- the alaS gene encoding alanine--tRNA ligase, whose translation is MNSTQIRTTFLEFFKSKGHEIVPSAPMVVKNDPTLMFTNSGMAPFKDLFLGNAPIKYPRIADTQKCLRVSGKHNDLEEVGVDTYHHTMFEMLGNWSFGDYFKKEAIAWAWELLHDVYKIDADRMYVTVFEGNAEEKLAFDQEAYDCWKKHVPEERILRGNKKDNFWEMGDTGPCGPCTEIHIDLRDDAERKKIDGKTLVNNDHPQVVEIWNNVFMEFERKADGSLVKLPKQHVDTGMGFERLCMALQGKKSNYDTDVFQPLIQFLVRESGKKYGIDESTDIALRVIADHIRTIAFAIADGQLPSNNKAGYVIRRILRRAVRYGYTFLSFQEPFMYSMVEVLVAQMGATFPEIIKQQSLIERVIKEEEASFLKTLGNGITRFENYCKSNSSAIIDGNFAFELFDTYGFPIDLTQLLAREKKRSIQMEEFNSCMQQQKQRSRAAAAVDTEDWVFVSSESAPQIQLPEEVFVGYEFEEIQTELLQYRKVKAKGKEQFQLVLSKTPFYAESGGQVGDTGILEIEGESIEITDTKKENGIIIHFASKLPQHPEGEVRAKINLAKRKLTENNHSATHLMHAALRQILGTHVEQKGSLVNADYLRFDFSHFSKVSAEEIAAIEKLVNQKIRENIAQRTQVLPINEAKKLGAMALFGEKYGDQVRVVTFDPSYSVELCGGTHVAATGQIGLFKIISESAVAAGVRRIEAITASKAETFFTDQNNLLQEVKTLLNNPKDVVKSVHQLLDENAELTKKIEGLLREKAALIKIDLIAKIKLVNGIHFIAEKIELNSAEAIKDLAFELQKTTPNIVAGIGANVGGKATLTLIISENLVKEKGLNASNIIREIAKEIKGGGGGQPHFATAGGTDSSGIENALAKISQFIN
- the rfaD gene encoding ADP-glyceromanno-heptose 6-epimerase produces the protein MIVVTGAAGFIGSCMVSKLNAIGKNALLLVDDFSPLEKTPNLKGKKFSQQIDRSDFIDWFKQHAAEVTFVYHLGARTDTTEFNVEIFNKLNLNYSKSIWEICIEHDIPLVYASSAATYGLGEWGYSDNHELIEKLKPLNPYGDSKNDFDKWVLKQTKFPPFWAGLKFFNVYGPNEFHKARMASVIFHAFNQISEHGSMKLFRSHKPEYKDGEQLRDFVYVKDVIDVCYFLQLNQPVSGIYNLGSGKARTFLDLTRATFDAMSKQVNITFIDTPLDIRESYQYFTEASMQKLRDAGYTAPFYSLEAGVKEYVQNYLLPHSYY
- a CDS encoding 1,4-dihydroxy-6-naphthoate synthase codes for the protein MNTHPLQLTLGFSPCPNDCFIFDALIHHKIDTEGISFEVYLEDVETLNKRAFSALNENSTSSLHITKLSYHAYAYLTAPYVLLDSGSALGNNCGPLLISKNTLTETDLLNAHIAIPGKYTTANFLCSWAFPKAQKKTEIVFSEIENAVLSGAVDAGLIIHENRFTYEAKGLKKIIDLGEFWESKTAMPIPLGGIVVNRDLPLELKLKVNRLIQKSIAYAFEHPNSSVDYVAQHAQEMSEEVRNKHINLYVTKYSLNLGEKGRAAVELLFQQAQELGIISKIAKPLFLS